A genomic region of Oncorhynchus mykiss isolate Arlee chromosome 2, USDA_OmykA_1.1, whole genome shotgun sequence contains the following coding sequences:
- the LOC110500221 gene encoding vesicle transport protein GOT1B, with protein sequence MISLTDSQKIGMGLTGFGVFFLFFGMVLFFDKALLAIGNILFVAGLAFVIGLERTFKFFFQRHKFKATSFFLGGVVVVLIGWPIIGVVLEIYGFFLLFRGFFPVAVGFIRRVPVLGSILNLPGISGLVDKVSDSNNMV encoded by the exons ATGATCTCTCTAACGGATTCACAAA AGATCGGGATGGGGTTGACAGGCTTCGGCGTGTTCTTCCTCTTCTTCGGTATGGTCCTGTTTTTTGACAAAGCTCTTCTTGCCATTGGAAAT atatTGTTTGTAGCAGGCCTAGCCTTTGTCATCGGCTTGGAGCGTACCTTCAAATTCTTCTTCCAGAGACACAAATTTAAAGCCACCAGTTTCTTCCTGGGGGGCGTGGTCGTGGTTCTGATTGGCTGGCCCATCATTGGAGTGGTGCTGGAGATCTATGGATTTTTCCTCTTATTCAG GGGCTTTTTCCCAGTGGCAGTAGGCTTCATCAGGAGGGTGCCTGTCCTCGGGTCCATACTCAACCTCCCAGGGATTAGTGGA TTGGTGGACAAAGTCAGCGACAGCAACAATATGGTATAA
- the LOC110500215 gene encoding UDP-xylose and UDP-N-acetylglucosamine transporter isoform X2, with the protein MLLSLWKLQYPSVPIYLSSFISGRDLCLHNVLVRNTLEQVTYIIFDKVFTDNCKHEHHFCSTSCFCWVLQQCCVSGTTCKFPGCGNIVTFAQFAFIALEGFIFETNFGRKKPAIPMSNYVIMVTMFFTVSVINNYALNFNIAMPLHMIFRSGSLIANMILGIIILKKRYSMSKYLSIAMVSLGIFICTIMSARQVNTGAEGSEDQDVYAFLHWLLGIAMLTFALLMSARMGIFQETLYKQYGKHSKEALFYNHCLPLPGFLLLSSDIYNHGVLFSQSTPVEVPVIGQAVPVMWLYLLINVITQYVCIRGVFILTTECASLTVTLVVTLRKFISLIFSILYFKNPFTAWHWVGTAVVFLGTLIYTEVWTSVRMALRGKEELKEKKAE; encoded by the exons ATGTTGTTATCATTGTGGAAACTACAATACCCAAGCGTACCAATTTATTTATCTAGCTTTATCTCGGGCAGGGACCTGTGTTTACACAATGTCCTCGTTAGAAATACTCTTGAACAAGTAACGTATATAATTTTCGACAAAGTTTTTACCGATAACTGCAAACATGAACACCATTTTTGCAGTACTTCTTGTTTTTGTTGGGTGCTGCAGCAATGTTGTGTTTCTGGAACTACTTGTAAG TTTCCAGGATGTGGCAACATTGTGACCTTTGCTCAATTTGCCTTCATTGCATTGGAGGGGTTCATCTTCGAGACGAACTTTGGAAGAAAGAAACCAGCTATTCCAATGAG CAACTATGTGATCATGGTGACCATGTTCTTCACAGTCAGTGTGATCAACAACTATGCCCTCAACTTCAATATCGCTATGCCTCTGCACATGATCTTCAGATCT GGATCATTAATAGCTAATATGATCCTGGGTATAATAATTCTGAAGAAAAG GTATTCAATGAGTAAATATCTCTCCATAGCGATGGTGTCTCTGGGTATCTTCATATGCACCATTATGTCCGCCAGACAAGTG AACACAGGGGCCGAGGGCTCAGAGGACCAAGATGTTTATGCCTTCCTGCACTGGCTGCTAG GGATCGCCATGTTGACCTTTGCTCTGCTCATGTCTGCGAGAATGGGCATTTTCCAGGAGACCCTGTACAAACAGTATGGCAAACACTCCAAGGAGGCTCTCTTCTACAAC CACTGCTTGCCTCTTCCTGGGTTCCTGCTTCTGTCCTCAGATATCTACAACCATGGTGTCCTCTTCAGTCAAAGCA CTCCTGTAGAGGTTCCTGTGATTGGCCAGGCTGTTCCAGTGATGTGGCTATACCTGCTGATTAACGTAATCACACA ATACGTGTGTATCCGTGGCGTGTTCATCCTGACCACAGAGTGTGCCTCTCTCACTGTGACCCTGGTGGTCACACTGAGGAAGTTCATCAGCCTCATCTTCTCCATCCTCTACTTCAAGAACCCCTTCACCGCCTGGCACTGGGTGGGCACTGCCGTCGTCTTCCTGGGCACCCTGATTTACACGGAGGTCTGGACTAGCGTCCGCATGGCACTGAGAGGAAAAGAAGAGCTGAAAGAGAAGAAGGCGGAGTGA
- the LOC110500215 gene encoding UDP-xylose and UDP-N-acetylglucosamine transporter isoform X3 produces the protein MNTIFAVLLVFVGCCSNVVFLELLVRKFPGCGNIVTFAQFAFIALEGFIFETNFGRKKPAIPMSNYVIMVTMFFTVSVINNYALNFNIAMPLHMIFRSGSLIANMILGIIILKKRYSMSKYLSIAMVSLGIFICTIMSARQVNTGAEGSEDQDVYAFLHWLLGIAMLTFALLMSARMGIFQETLYKQYGKHSKEALFYNVSVNQGLDDTINAILFSNAHCLPLPGFLLLSSDIYNHGVLFSQSTPVEVPVIGQAVPVMWLYLLINVITQYVCIRGVFILTTECASLTVTLVVTLRKFISLIFSILYFKNPFTAWHWVGTAVVFLGTLIYTEVWTSVRMALRGKEELKEKKAE, from the exons ATGAACACCATTTTTGCAGTACTTCTTGTTTTTGTTGGGTGCTGCAGCAATGTTGTGTTTCTGGAACTACTTGTAAG AAAGTTTCCAGGATGTGGCAACATTGTGACCTTTGCTCAATTTGCCTTCATTGCATTGGAGGGGTTCATCTTCGAGACGAACTTTGGAAGAAAGAAACCAGCTATTCCAATGAG CAACTATGTGATCATGGTGACCATGTTCTTCACAGTCAGTGTGATCAACAACTATGCCCTCAACTTCAATATCGCTATGCCTCTGCACATGATCTTCAGATCT GGATCATTAATAGCTAATATGATCCTGGGTATAATAATTCTGAAGAAAAG GTATTCAATGAGTAAATATCTCTCCATAGCGATGGTGTCTCTGGGTATCTTCATATGCACCATTATGTCCGCCAGACAAGTG AACACAGGGGCCGAGGGCTCAGAGGACCAAGATGTTTATGCCTTCCTGCACTGGCTGCTAG GGATCGCCATGTTGACCTTTGCTCTGCTCATGTCTGCGAGAATGGGCATTTTCCAGGAGACCCTGTACAAACAGTATGGCAAACACTCCAAGGAGGCTCTCTTCTACAACGTGAGTGTCAACCAGGGCTTAGACGATACCATCAACGCGATACTCTTTAGTAACGCG CACTGCTTGCCTCTTCCTGGGTTCCTGCTTCTGTCCTCAGATATCTACAACCATGGTGTCCTCTTCAGTCAAAGCA CTCCTGTAGAGGTTCCTGTGATTGGCCAGGCTGTTCCAGTGATGTGGCTATACCTGCTGATTAACGTAATCACACA ATACGTGTGTATCCGTGGCGTGTTCATCCTGACCACAGAGTGTGCCTCTCTCACTGTGACCCTGGTGGTCACACTGAGGAAGTTCATCAGCCTCATCTTCTCCATCCTCTACTTCAAGAACCCCTTCACCGCCTGGCACTGGGTGGGCACTGCCGTCGTCTTCCTGGGCACCCTGATTTACACGGAGGTCTGGACTAGCGTCCGCATGGCACTGAGAGGAAAAGAAGAGCTGAAAGAGAAGAAGGCGGAGTGA
- the LOC110500215 gene encoding UDP-xylose and UDP-N-acetylglucosamine transporter isoform X1, with product MSNYVIMVTMFFTVSVINNYALNFNIAMPLHMIFRSGSLIANMILGIIILKKRYSMSKYLSIAMVSLGIFICTIMSARQVNTGAEGSEDQDVYAFLHWLLGIAMLTFALLMSARMGIFQETLYKQYGKHSKEALFYNVSVNQGLDDTINAILFSNAHCLPLPGFLLLSSDIYNHGVLFSQSTPVEVPVIGQAVPVMWLYLLINVITQYVCIRGVFILTTECASLTVTLVVTLRKFISLIFSILYFKNPFTAWHWVGTAVVFLGTLIYTEVWTSVRMALRGKEELKEKKAE from the exons ATGAG CAACTATGTGATCATGGTGACCATGTTCTTCACAGTCAGTGTGATCAACAACTATGCCCTCAACTTCAATATCGCTATGCCTCTGCACATGATCTTCAGATCT GGATCATTAATAGCTAATATGATCCTGGGTATAATAATTCTGAAGAAAAG GTATTCAATGAGTAAATATCTCTCCATAGCGATGGTGTCTCTGGGTATCTTCATATGCACCATTATGTCCGCCAGACAAGTG AACACAGGGGCCGAGGGCTCAGAGGACCAAGATGTTTATGCCTTCCTGCACTGGCTGCTAG GGATCGCCATGTTGACCTTTGCTCTGCTCATGTCTGCGAGAATGGGCATTTTCCAGGAGACCCTGTACAAACAGTATGGCAAACACTCCAAGGAGGCTCTCTTCTACAACGTGAGTGTCAACCAGGGCTTAGACGATACCATCAACGCGATACTCTTTAGTAACGCG CACTGCTTGCCTCTTCCTGGGTTCCTGCTTCTGTCCTCAGATATCTACAACCATGGTGTCCTCTTCAGTCAAAGCA CTCCTGTAGAGGTTCCTGTGATTGGCCAGGCTGTTCCAGTGATGTGGCTATACCTGCTGATTAACGTAATCACACA ATACGTGTGTATCCGTGGCGTGTTCATCCTGACCACAGAGTGTGCCTCTCTCACTGTGACCCTGGTGGTCACACTGAGGAAGTTCATCAGCCTCATCTTCTCCATCCTCTACTTCAAGAACCCCTTCACCGCCTGGCACTGGGTGGGCACTGCCGTCGTCTTCCTGGGCACCCTGATTTACACGGAGGTCTGGACTAGCGTCCGCATGGCACTGAGAGGAAAAGAAGAGCTGAAAGAGAAGAAGGCGGAGTGA
- the LOC110500215 gene encoding UDP-xylose and UDP-N-acetylglucosamine transporter isoform X4 has product MNTIFAVLLVFVGCCSNVVFLELLVRKFPGCGNIVTFAQFAFIALEGFIFETNFGRKKPAIPMSNYVIMVTMFFTVSVINNYALNFNIAMPLHMIFRSGSLIANMILGIIILKKRYSMSKYLSIAMVSLGIFICTIMSARQVNTGAEGSEDQDVYAFLHWLLGIAMLTFALLMSARMGIFQETLYKQYGKHSKEALFYNHCLPLPGFLLLSSDIYNHGVLFSQSTPVEVPVIGQAVPVMWLYLLINVITQYVCIRGVFILTTECASLTVTLVVTLRKFISLIFSILYFKNPFTAWHWVGTAVVFLGTLIYTEVWTSVRMALRGKEELKEKKAE; this is encoded by the exons ATGAACACCATTTTTGCAGTACTTCTTGTTTTTGTTGGGTGCTGCAGCAATGTTGTGTTTCTGGAACTACTTGTAAG AAAGTTTCCAGGATGTGGCAACATTGTGACCTTTGCTCAATTTGCCTTCATTGCATTGGAGGGGTTCATCTTCGAGACGAACTTTGGAAGAAAGAAACCAGCTATTCCAATGAG CAACTATGTGATCATGGTGACCATGTTCTTCACAGTCAGTGTGATCAACAACTATGCCCTCAACTTCAATATCGCTATGCCTCTGCACATGATCTTCAGATCT GGATCATTAATAGCTAATATGATCCTGGGTATAATAATTCTGAAGAAAAG GTATTCAATGAGTAAATATCTCTCCATAGCGATGGTGTCTCTGGGTATCTTCATATGCACCATTATGTCCGCCAGACAAGTG AACACAGGGGCCGAGGGCTCAGAGGACCAAGATGTTTATGCCTTCCTGCACTGGCTGCTAG GGATCGCCATGTTGACCTTTGCTCTGCTCATGTCTGCGAGAATGGGCATTTTCCAGGAGACCCTGTACAAACAGTATGGCAAACACTCCAAGGAGGCTCTCTTCTACAAC CACTGCTTGCCTCTTCCTGGGTTCCTGCTTCTGTCCTCAGATATCTACAACCATGGTGTCCTCTTCAGTCAAAGCA CTCCTGTAGAGGTTCCTGTGATTGGCCAGGCTGTTCCAGTGATGTGGCTATACCTGCTGATTAACGTAATCACACA ATACGTGTGTATCCGTGGCGTGTTCATCCTGACCACAGAGTGTGCCTCTCTCACTGTGACCCTGGTGGTCACACTGAGGAAGTTCATCAGCCTCATCTTCTCCATCCTCTACTTCAAGAACCCCTTCACCGCCTGGCACTGGGTGGGCACTGCCGTCGTCTTCCTGGGCACCCTGATTTACACGGAGGTCTGGACTAGCGTCCGCATGGCACTGAGAGGAAAAGAAGAGCTGAAAGAGAAGAAGGCGGAGTGA